In a genomic window of Thermoprotei archaeon:
- a CDS encoding putative sugar nucleotidyl transferase translates to MNIVIFEDSKQLHPFTLLKPSFEIFHGAYSILSFFTSTFSSNDKLKIFVASLRNEIMDELKSRFGAQKIWNESMGSDSIIINGRAIINEQLIKLLNKVISNPPSTNKLFFSENGSLVIGYLINDVSAFLNDIMKGVINTSEVTKIPGLRTFENIWDYIVLNKTLMLQHSAFLKNKLHDTEYKDVYTMGSVEVENSVIFNTKNGPIIIGDKCYIQGPSRIEGPTFIGDNVMITAHAHIRGSSIGSNSIIGGEVTNSIISMNTNSRHQSYIGDSYIGEYVNVGALTVFSNVKNTMGYINVDLYDRKIRTNLTKLGAFVGDHVKISVGTTIYGGKIIGASAHIYSKADRSIPSFTIWLGDKEKAFELEIESVIESAKRFMKSKGKIMSLEYEQLLRDAFKKTEIEREKFGVIRGKAMF, encoded by the coding sequence ATGAACATAGTAATATTTGAAGATTCAAAACAACTTCATCCCTTTACTCTTCTTAAACCATCTTTTGAAATATTTCATGGTGCTTATAGCATATTGTCCTTTTTTACTTCAACATTTTCATCTAATGACAAATTAAAAATATTCGTAGCTTCACTGCGCAATGAAATAATGGATGAATTAAAGTCTAGATTTGGAGCACAAAAAATATGGAATGAATCGATGGGTAGTGATTCAATAATAATAAATGGGCGAGCTATAATTAATGAGCAGCTAATTAAGCTTCTAAACAAAGTAATAAGTAATCCTCCTTCAACGAATAAGCTATTTTTTAGTGAGAATGGTTCCTTAGTAATTGGATACTTAATTAATGATGTATCAGCTTTTTTAAATGATATAATGAAGGGGGTAATTAATACAAGTGAGGTAACAAAAATACCAGGACTGCGAACGTTTGAAAACATTTGGGATTATATAGTGTTAAATAAAACACTGATGCTGCAGCATTCGGCTTTTCTGAAAAATAAATTACACGATACTGAATACAAAGATGTTTATACTATGGGTTCTGTAGAAGTTGAGAATTCAGTGATTTTTAATACAAAAAATGGTCCGATAATTATTGGTGATAAGTGTTATATTCAGGGGCCTAGCCGCATAGAAGGTCCGACATTTATTGGTGATAATGTGATGATAACTGCACACGCTCATATAAGAGGTTCATCGATTGGTTCAAATTCAATCATCGGTGGTGAAGTCACTAACAGCATAATATCGATGAACACCAATTCTCGTCATCAAAGTTATATTGGAGATTCATACATAGGTGAGTATGTAAATGTTGGTGCATTAACAGTTTTTTCGAACGTAAAAAATACAATGGGTTATATAAACGTTGACCTCTATGATCGAAAAATAAGAACTAATTTAACTAAGTTAGGTGCCTTTGTGGGCGATCACGTGAAAATCTCCGTTGGAACCACGATTTATGGTGGAAAAATCATTGGTGCGTCTGCACACATTTATTCAAAAGCAGACAGAAGCATTCCCTCGTTTACTATATGGCTAGGAGACAAAGAAAAAGCATTTGAACTAGAAATAGAGTCAGTAATAGAAAGTGCGAAACGTTTTATGAAAAGTAAAGGTAAGATTATGAGTCTTGAATATGAGCAATTGTTACGTGATGCATTTAAAAAAACAGAAATCGAGCGAGAAAAATTTGGTGTAATAAGAGGGAAAGCAATGTTTTAG
- a CDS encoding valine--tRNA ligase: MMETRYNFKSVEERLVNFWKDLYRFDRLDKSRPTYAIDTPPPYPSGEFHVGNALNWCYFDFVARYKRMRGFNVHFPQGWDCHGLPTEVRVENILGKRKSEMSPQAFIRLSREYTEKWIEEMKKDVIRLGISIDWSLEYKTMDPDYWRKTQLSFILMYKKGLIYKSAHPIYWCPRCETAIAEAEVEYVSKPSKLYYVNFFKADDNSPVTIATTRPELISACVAVMINPNDNRYAHLINKKIRVPIYNYEVPVIADKDVDPNFGTGIVMVSTYGDKTDVKWQKRYSLPVREMINEHGIMKENSGLVKGLSVNDARKKMVEILKEHKLLVKTVDIESTVGTCWRCHTPIEILSRSQWFVRTMDLKDQILKCADKVKWVPEHAKKRLIDWVNSLDWDWVISRQRLFATPIPVWYCKKCGATIVAEPEWLPVDPRSEKPRIDKCPYCDSTEFIGESDVMDTWMDSSITCAVHAGWPDNFDQRLLPADLQPNGYDIIRTWDYYLMVRHVTLFGYAPYKTVLINGMVRGTDGRMMHKSYGNYVALREVLDKYGADAFRLWAATGATTGSDIRFRWEDVDFNWRFLTKLWNAARFIMLEAGTDVRFDKEPKLRLLDKWIISLMEELTSKVTESMENFDYMSASTAIRDFTWHIFCDDYLEAVKYRLKSDDDDDKYAAKYTLHEVLLRILLLLAPFAPYITDEIYSRFYSQTTGIKSIHLAKWSSVKVERIDKEAIIKGDVIIKVIKSMRRAKAKARIPLNASIPKAIIYTRTYKELLSNHMQDIQGTLKIQNLIITGDGNGEEKVEGYPEIEFTITKH, encoded by the coding sequence ATGATGGAGACCAGATATAATTTTAAATCTGTTGAAGAAAGATTAGTTAATTTTTGGAAGGATCTCTATAGATTTGATCGTTTAGATAAGTCAAGACCTACGTACGCGATAGATACGCCTCCACCATATCCTAGTGGAGAATTTCACGTAGGTAATGCATTAAACTGGTGCTATTTTGATTTTGTTGCAAGATACAAAAGAATGAGAGGTTTTAATGTGCATTTTCCACAAGGTTGGGATTGTCATGGATTACCTACCGAAGTTAGAGTAGAAAACATACTAGGTAAGCGTAAGAGTGAGATGTCTCCACAAGCTTTCATTAGATTATCCAGGGAGTATACTGAGAAATGGATTGAGGAGATGAAAAAAGATGTGATTCGTCTTGGAATATCCATAGATTGGAGTTTAGAGTATAAGACCATGGACCCTGATTATTGGAGAAAGACACAATTGTCGTTTATTCTCATGTATAAAAAAGGTTTGATTTATAAAAGCGCACACCCAATATATTGGTGTCCACGTTGTGAAACAGCTATTGCAGAGGCTGAAGTCGAGTATGTAAGTAAACCAAGTAAGTTATATTATGTTAACTTTTTTAAAGCTGATGATAATTCACCAGTAACTATTGCTACTACAAGACCAGAATTGATATCAGCTTGTGTTGCAGTAATGATAAATCCCAATGACAACAGATATGCTCATCTTATTAATAAGAAAATCCGTGTTCCGATTTACAATTATGAAGTACCAGTTATCGCTGATAAGGACGTTGATCCTAATTTTGGTACTGGCATTGTGATGGTATCGACATATGGTGATAAAACTGATGTGAAATGGCAAAAGCGTTATTCATTGCCTGTTAGAGAAATGATCAACGAGCATGGAATAATGAAAGAAAATTCTGGATTGGTAAAGGGTTTGAGTGTGAATGATGCTCGAAAGAAAATGGTCGAAATACTTAAGGAACATAAGTTATTAGTTAAGACTGTTGACATTGAAAGTACTGTTGGAACGTGTTGGAGATGTCACACTCCTATCGAGATACTTTCACGTTCCCAGTGGTTTGTTCGTACCATGGATCTTAAGGATCAAATTCTGAAGTGCGCTGATAAAGTTAAATGGGTTCCAGAGCATGCTAAAAAAAGGTTAATAGATTGGGTTAATTCATTAGACTGGGATTGGGTTATATCCAGACAGCGACTTTTTGCAACACCAATACCTGTATGGTATTGTAAGAAATGTGGGGCTACAATAGTAGCAGAGCCTGAGTGGTTACCTGTAGATCCTAGGTCTGAAAAACCAAGGATCGATAAATGTCCGTATTGTGATTCTACTGAGTTTATTGGGGAAAGCGACGTCATGGATACATGGATGGATTCAAGCATAACGTGCGCTGTTCATGCAGGTTGGCCTGATAATTTTGATCAACGTTTATTACCTGCAGATCTACAACCAAACGGTTATGATATAATACGAACATGGGATTATTATTTAATGGTAAGACATGTAACCCTTTTTGGTTATGCTCCATATAAAACTGTCTTAATAAATGGAATGGTTAGAGGTACTGATGGACGAATGATGCATAAGAGTTATGGCAATTATGTTGCGTTAAGAGAAGTGCTGGATAAATATGGTGCAGATGCATTTAGACTCTGGGCTGCTACTGGCGCTACTACTGGGTCAGATATAAGATTCCGTTGGGAAGATGTAGATTTCAATTGGCGCTTCCTTACAAAGCTGTGGAATGCAGCAAGGTTTATAATGTTAGAGGCTGGCACTGATGTACGTTTTGATAAGGAGCCAAAACTGAGATTGCTCGATAAATGGATAATATCTTTAATGGAAGAATTGACATCAAAAGTTACTGAAAGTATGGAAAATTTTGACTACATGAGCGCATCCACAGCTATAAGAGATTTTACGTGGCATATATTTTGTGATGATTATTTAGAGGCTGTAAAATATCGACTAAAATCAGATGATGACGATGATAAGTACGCAGCAAAATACACATTGCATGAAGTTCTCCTTAGAATACTATTGTTATTGGCACCATTCGCACCTTATATTACTGATGAGATTTACAGCAGATTTTATTCACAAACAACCGGAATAAAGAGCATACATCTAGCTAAATGGTCATCTGTGAAGGTAGAAAGAATAGATAAGGAGGCTATAATAAAGGGTGATGTAATAATTAAGGTGATTAAATCCATGCGACGAGCAAAAGCAAAGGCCAGAATACCTTTAAATGCATCGATACCTAAAGCCATTATTTATACAAGAACATATAAAGAATTATTAAGCAACCATATGCAGGACATACAAGGCACGTTAAAAATACAAAATCTAATCATAACAGGTGACGGTAATGGTGAAGAGAAAGTTGAAGGGTATCCGGAGATAGAATTCACGATAACAAAGCATTAA
- a CDS encoding DUF58 domain-containing protein, giving the protein MYTKRLLLFIIVIVLALFFALIAEEWKLYIVVIVLLSELGLSVLNMPDNININADFKIDGERFYLNDETIVNIVAHNKGSPAFVKIFLKVPSGVQLEGYYGLITRLNHDEIKNFNVKIRFVERGKFNIGPVSIIAQDPLGFISKVIDVPVVKKIVVFPSLNTRGTLMFQAKRTGVWPGSIISKRLGSSMEFHALRDYIPGDDIKRINWKASARFRKIISNEYESENVTDAVVVIDANGLTNRIDYEKMTLEACVSGAATLSYGLLAQGNRVGLICLGGTRNWVKPGFGKKQLLKILYTLSEVKAGKELPVDQVLLILAPFMLKPGSHIFFISPLMDSSIINAVKDLVNEGYIVTVIFAFCDSTTANPFLNLPIEILNLERMLILHSLSPIANTIIWNCKPDIMKTLSSSKQPLRRRYYARY; this is encoded by the coding sequence ATGTATACAAAGCGTCTCCTACTTTTTATAATTGTCATAGTGTTAGCATTGTTTTTTGCATTGATAGCTGAAGAATGGAAGCTATACATAGTAGTTATAGTATTGTTATCTGAATTAGGTTTATCTGTGTTAAACATGCCTGATAATATTAATATTAATGCTGACTTTAAAATTGATGGTGAAAGGTTTTATTTAAACGATGAAACTATTGTAAATATAGTTGCTCATAATAAAGGGAGTCCTGCATTTGTGAAAATTTTCCTGAAAGTTCCTTCAGGAGTACAGCTTGAAGGTTATTACGGATTAATAACTAGGCTAAATCATGACGAGATTAAGAACTTCAATGTTAAAATAAGGTTTGTGGAACGAGGTAAGTTTAATATCGGGCCCGTATCTATCATTGCACAAGATCCTTTAGGGTTTATTTCAAAAGTTATTGATGTTCCTGTTGTTAAAAAGATTGTTGTGTTTCCATCATTAAATACACGCGGAACTTTAATGTTTCAAGCAAAAAGAACTGGTGTGTGGCCAGGATCCATAATTTCAAAACGATTAGGATCTAGTATGGAATTTCATGCATTAAGAGACTACATTCCGGGAGATGACATCAAAAGAATTAATTGGAAAGCTTCAGCCCGATTTAGAAAAATAATATCCAATGAGTATGAATCAGAAAATGTGACGGATGCTGTGGTTGTTATTGATGCTAATGGCTTGACAAATAGAATTGATTATGAGAAAATGACTCTTGAAGCATGTGTTTCAGGAGCAGCAACATTGTCTTATGGATTACTAGCACAAGGTAATAGGGTTGGGTTAATCTGTCTTGGTGGTACAAGAAACTGGGTAAAACCTGGTTTTGGTAAAAAACAGTTATTAAAAATCCTTTACACACTATCTGAAGTTAAAGCTGGAAAGGAGCTGCCAGTCGACCAGGTACTTTTAATACTAGCACCATTCATGCTCAAGCCAGGATCTCACATATTTTTTATATCACCTTTAATGGATAGCAGCATAATAAATGCAGTAAAAGATTTAGTTAATGAGGGTTATATAGTAACGGTCATATTCGCATTTTGCGATAGCACAACTGCTAACCCCTTTTTAAACTTACCAATAGAAATTTTAAATCTTGAAAGAATGCTTATCTTACACAGCTTATCACCAATAGCAAACACGATAATCTGGAATTGCAAACCTGATATAATGAAAACGCTCTCTTCATCTAAACAACCATTAAGGAGGAGGTACTATGCGCGATATTAA
- a CDS encoding Glu/Leu/Phe/Val dehydrogenase, protein MAGKNPYEIAVEQLERTAKIIDLDKNILERLKKPDRVLVVHFPVKMDDGSIKVFTGFRSQHNNALGPYKGGVRYHPNVTIEEVMALSMWMTWKCAVAGLPYGGGKGGVIVDPKALSRGELERLSRAYFRAIAPIIGPLVDIPAPDVYTDSQTMAWFMDEYSKVVGYNAFGVVTAKPISIGGSLGRETSTSRGLFFATIEAAKKLNIDLKKATIAIQGYGNVGSYAHMYFDEIGANVIAVSDSKGGIVSVNNKPLKYKDVMAHKKTTGSVLVFPGTRQITNEELLELDVDILIPAALENQITEKNAHKIKAKLVVEGANGPTTPEADDILFKNGTVVVPDILANSGGVTVSYFEWVQNLMNYYWSAEEVDQKLKNIIVNAFNAVWETTKKYNIDMRRGAYAYALNRIATAMKLRGWV, encoded by the coding sequence TTGGCAGGTAAAAACCCGTATGAAATAGCCGTTGAGCAACTTGAAAGGACAGCAAAAATTATTGATCTTGACAAGAACATTCTTGAACGTTTGAAGAAGCCTGACAGAGTATTAGTTGTTCATTTCCCAGTAAAAATGGATGATGGTAGTATTAAAGTTTTCACAGGATTCAGAAGTCAACACAATAATGCTCTTGGACCTTACAAAGGTGGTGTAAGATATCATCCAAACGTAACAATTGAAGAAGTGATGGCTCTCTCGATGTGGATGACATGGAAATGCGCGGTGGCTGGATTACCTTATGGTGGTGGCAAGGGTGGAGTTATAGTCGACCCCAAAGCACTTTCACGTGGCGAACTTGAAAGATTATCAAGAGCATACTTCAGAGCCATAGCACCTATTATAGGTCCATTAGTAGACATACCAGCTCCTGATGTGTATACTGATTCTCAGACAATGGCATGGTTCATGGACGAATACTCAAAGGTTGTTGGATACAATGCGTTCGGTGTCGTAACAGCAAAACCGATCTCAATTGGTGGTTCACTAGGCCGCGAAACGAGCACCTCACGAGGATTATTCTTCGCTACGATAGAAGCTGCAAAGAAATTAAACATAGATTTAAAGAAAGCAACAATAGCCATACAAGGATATGGAAATGTTGGTTCTTATGCTCATATGTATTTTGATGAGATAGGAGCAAATGTAATCGCAGTAAGCGATTCAAAAGGAGGTATTGTTAGTGTTAATAATAAACCATTAAAGTATAAGGATGTGATGGCACATAAAAAGACTACCGGAAGTGTGTTGGTTTTTCCAGGAACAAGACAAATAACTAATGAAGAATTACTTGAGCTCGATGTAGATATACTTATACCGGCAGCGCTTGAAAATCAGATAACTGAAAAGAATGCACACAAAATAAAGGCCAAATTAGTTGTCGAAGGCGCCAATGGTCCAACTACACCTGAAGCCGATGATATACTGTTCAAGAACGGCACAGTAGTGGTACCCGATATACTTGCAAATTCAGGTGGAGTAACAGTATCATATTTTGAATGGGTTCAAAACTTAATGAACTACTATTGGAGCGCAGAAGAAGTCGATCAGAAGCTTAAAAATATCATAGTGAACGCATTCAATGCTGTATGGGAGACAACTAAGAAATACAATATAGATATGAGAAGAGGAGCGTATGCTTACGCACTTAACCGAATAGCAACAGCAATGAAGTTGAGAGGTTGGGTCTAA
- a CDS encoding DUF2153 family protein, producing MSILGPGFIRSMTDWINEQKNLLDIAKENEKYFEKADRLTLMLAARTACTQAIKTLRGFENWLQNPVIISVMPEDMLREVHTKLWETMIKLIEFDIKHTGEFVEYVKSANVDIPQLLLKVGKSEESRGPPLSL from the coding sequence TTGAGTATCCTGGGACCTGGTTTCATAAGAAGTATGACTGATTGGATAAATGAGCAGAAAAACCTACTCGATATAGCTAAAGAGAACGAGAAATATTTTGAAAAGGCAGATAGATTAACATTAATGTTAGCTGCAAGAACAGCTTGTACGCAAGCAATCAAAACATTGAGAGGATTTGAGAATTGGTTACAAAATCCAGTCATAATAAGTGTTATGCCTGAAGACATGCTTCGTGAAGTCCACACGAAACTTTGGGAAACCATGATAAAGTTAATTGAGTTTGATATTAAGCATACTGGGGAATTTGTTGAGTATGTAAAGAGTGCAAACGTGGATATACCGCAATTACTTTTGAAAGTTGGTAAGAGTGAAGAGAGTAGAGGACCACCTTTATCATTATAG
- a CDS encoding 50S ribosomal protein L11 methyltransferase → MCSILYKDIKVKFDIIGDLAIIKNRDLSYEMLQEIGNLIIALSYARSVYSQVGPHSGLERKRAVKWVAGEKRTVTFHKENDYILKIDIDKVFFTPRLHAEHLRIGRIVKPGERVFNMFSGVGAFSISIALYSKPEVVISTDINEYAARLTLENARINNVSSVIEVIRSDAGFLSEGFNNTFDRILMPLPLLAKEYFIQAVKALKKEGWVHVYDMYRGRRKRDAIESAITDYKSLLKQLNFFDYYINARSIGSIAPRSYRIAIDIFIKK, encoded by the coding sequence ATGTGCAGTATTTTGTATAAAGATATAAAGGTGAAATTTGACATCATAGGTGATCTGGCAATTATTAAAAATCGTGATTTAAGCTACGAAATGCTTCAAGAAATAGGTAATTTAATTATTGCTCTAAGCTATGCAAGGTCTGTCTATTCACAGGTAGGTCCTCACTCAGGATTAGAACGTAAACGTGCTGTTAAATGGGTTGCTGGGGAAAAGCGAACTGTTACGTTTCATAAAGAAAATGATTACATACTTAAGATTGATATTGATAAAGTGTTCTTTACTCCTCGGCTGCATGCTGAACACTTAAGAATTGGTAGAATAGTAAAACCAGGTGAACGTGTATTTAACATGTTCTCAGGTGTTGGTGCTTTTTCTATATCCATAGCTCTTTATTCGAAGCCCGAAGTCGTCATTTCTACTGATATAAATGAGTATGCAGCAAGACTTACTTTAGAAAATGCACGAATAAATAATGTATCATCTGTTATTGAAGTCATAAGATCTGATGCTGGATTTCTAAGTGAAGGTTTTAATAATACATTTGATAGAATTTTAATGCCTCTTCCCCTGTTAGCAAAGGAATATTTTATTCAAGCAGTGAAAGCATTAAAAAAAGAAGGTTGGGTACATGTTTATGATATGTACAGAGGAAGGAGGAAACGAGATGCTATAGAATCAGCAATAACTGATTACAAAAGCTTATTAAAACAGTTAAACTTTTTTGACTATTATATAAATGCACGTTCAATAGGTAGCATTGCTCCAAGAAGCTATAGAATAGCCATTGATATTTTTATTAAAAAATGA
- a CDS encoding plasma-membrane proton-efflux P-type ATPase — protein sequence MVTKIKSTSEFKQLSIEETLKILETSMQGLTEAEAKNRIEKFGYNEIVEEKKNPFIDFLKRYWGPMPWLLELAIILSYILGHYLEAIIIFVLLTINVVIGFIHSHRSQKALQFLKKRLAIKAKVLREGKWILKDAKEIVPGDIILVRLGDLVPADAKVVSGELSVDQSALTGESLPVNLGPSDIIYSSSIVTTGEAKCVVVNTGANTYFGRTAELVKAAKPKSHQEEIIMSITKYMMYVAIVALILTSAYALLLNISFLSILTFAVIFLMGAIPVALPAVLTIVQAVGAIELAKEGALVTRLDSVEDAASIDVVCLDKTGTITQNKLSVAEVIPFFKYTREDVISIAALASEEESKDIIDLAVINYAKSLAVDLNSYKRVSYTPFNPTIKRSEAIIESKEIRFKAVKGAPQIILALCKNADEIQQEVSKVLEELSHKGYRTLAVAKSNDKDLDKLMFMGLLALADPIRPDSKMMVEEIKALGIKPMMLTGDNINIAKEIASQASIGDRIIPIAELEALNEAERTKIVEKYDGFAEVYPEDKYEIVKLLQSNGHMVGMTGDGVNDAPALKQAEMGIAVSNSTDVAKASASVVLTEEGLKVIVGAIKISRQVYQRMLTWVINKISKVIEFITLLTLGFFWLHDVVLSLLGMTLLIFANDFSTMSLATDNVKHTSNPNKWNVKNITLASLVVSLLLVVEDVTAMVIGKIYFQLGLERLRTFIMLVLIFNSQFRVYIVRERRHFWSSKPGKELIASIIAVIIGFTLLGIYGIIIPSLSPDQVLFALVFPALFTIGFVDHFKYLAFKKFQL from the coding sequence ATGGTTACCAAGATAAAGAGCACTTCTGAGTTTAAGCAATTGTCCATCGAAGAAACACTCAAAATATTAGAAACATCTATGCAGGGGCTTACAGAGGCTGAAGCAAAAAATCGAATAGAAAAGTTTGGATACAATGAGATAGTGGAAGAAAAGAAGAATCCCTTCATAGATTTTCTTAAACGTTATTGGGGTCCTATGCCTTGGCTACTGGAATTAGCCATCATCCTCTCATATATTCTCGGTCATTACCTTGAAGCTATCATAATTTTTGTTTTACTCACCATAAACGTTGTCATAGGTTTCATACATTCACATCGTTCACAAAAGGCGTTGCAGTTTTTAAAAAAGAGGCTAGCGATAAAAGCGAAGGTGTTGCGTGAAGGAAAATGGATATTAAAAGATGCTAAAGAAATTGTTCCAGGAGATATTATACTAGTAAGACTTGGCGACTTAGTGCCTGCAGATGCCAAAGTAGTTAGCGGTGAACTTTCTGTTGACCAATCAGCTTTAACAGGAGAATCTTTACCAGTGAATTTAGGTCCTTCAGATATTATTTACTCGAGTTCTATAGTGACGACAGGCGAAGCCAAGTGTGTTGTGGTTAATACTGGAGCAAACACGTATTTCGGAAGAACCGCTGAATTAGTCAAAGCAGCTAAACCAAAATCTCATCAAGAAGAAATAATAATGTCTATTACTAAGTATATGATGTACGTTGCAATAGTGGCGTTGATTTTAACTTCAGCATATGCCTTGCTTTTAAATATAAGCTTTCTATCCATACTGACGTTTGCAGTTATCTTCCTAATGGGCGCCATTCCAGTGGCATTACCAGCAGTACTCACCATAGTTCAAGCTGTTGGTGCTATTGAGCTTGCAAAAGAAGGAGCTCTAGTGACCCGTCTTGATTCTGTTGAAGATGCAGCTTCAATAGACGTAGTCTGTTTGGATAAAACAGGCACAATAACACAAAACAAGCTCTCAGTTGCTGAAGTCATACCCTTTTTTAAGTATACAAGAGAAGATGTAATATCAATAGCAGCTTTGGCGTCTGAAGAAGAAAGCAAGGACATAATAGATTTAGCAGTTATAAACTACGCAAAATCGCTAGCCGTTGATCTCAATTCATATAAACGAGTCTCCTACACGCCTTTCAACCCAACCATTAAAAGATCCGAGGCCATTATTGAGAGCAAAGAAATACGTTTTAAAGCCGTTAAAGGTGCACCCCAAATAATTTTAGCTCTATGCAAGAACGCAGATGAAATACAACAAGAAGTAAGCAAGGTGTTAGAAGAGTTATCCCACAAAGGATACAGAACTTTAGCAGTGGCAAAATCGAATGACAAAGATTTAGACAAACTCATGTTTATGGGGCTCTTAGCTTTGGCCGACCCTATAAGACCAGATTCAAAAATGATGGTGGAGGAGATTAAAGCGCTTGGCATAAAGCCCATGATGCTTACAGGCGATAATATCAATATTGCCAAAGAGATAGCTTCTCAAGCCTCAATCGGTGATAGAATCATTCCAATAGCTGAACTTGAAGCCCTAAATGAAGCAGAGAGAACAAAAATTGTCGAGAAGTATGATGGTTTTGCTGAGGTATATCCCGAAGATAAATATGAGATAGTGAAACTTTTGCAATCGAATGGACATATGGTTGGAATGACTGGTGACGGAGTTAACGATGCGCCTGCACTTAAACAAGCGGAAATGGGAATAGCTGTGAGTAACTCGACAGATGTGGCGAAAGCCTCTGCCAGTGTTGTTTTAACCGAAGAAGGCTTGAAAGTGATTGTTGGCGCGATAAAAATAAGCAGACAGGTATACCAACGAATGCTAACGTGGGTCATAAATAAAATTAGTAAAGTAATAGAATTCATCACTTTATTGACGCTTGGATTTTTCTGGTTACATGACGTTGTTCTCAGCCTATTAGGTATGACACTACTAATTTTTGCAAACGATTTTTCAACAATGTCACTGGCAACTGATAACGTGAAACACACAAGTAATCCAAACAAGTGGAATGTCAAAAACATTACATTGGCATCTCTTGTAGTTAGTTTACTCTTGGTTGTTGAAGACGTTACTGCAATGGTAATAGGAAAAATTTATTTTCAGCTAGGGTTGGAAAGACTGCGCACTTTTATAATGTTGGTGCTCATTTTTAACAGCCAATTTAGAGTGTACATTGTAAGAGAAAGAAGACATTTTTGGTCTTCAAAGCCCGGCAAGGAATTGATTGCATCTATTATAGCTGTGATAATTGGATTCACATTGTTGGGCATATACGGCATAATAATTCCTTCACTTTCACCAGACCAGGTTCTTTTCGCCCTAGTCTTTCCAGCATTATTTACCATTGGATTCGTTGACCACTTTAAATATTTAGCCTTTAAAAAATTCCAACTTTGA
- a CDS encoding 6-hydroxymethylpterin diphosphokinase MptE-like protein: MVALENWLPWYEKIRLSMGYNKLSDIRACKILSILLRKKEQANLNHLSKLITGKTVFVYGAAPELDEAVERTLKIVNKVIVMAADGSVTRLLESNIVPNFVFTDLDGRMESILEASSKGSIVVVHGHGDNIDKLRYTVPKLKGQVIGTCQVEPCNGVYNFGGFTDGDRAVFFAEHFKAKNIVLLGWSFKGFVGKYSKPWLTSITKASDTKMKKLKFARELISWLSKISNTRIFSVGEEIPNTINIKYDSLHHVLVSHKEKPIR; this comes from the coding sequence GTGGTTGCATTAGAAAACTGGCTACCATGGTATGAGAAAATACGTTTATCCATGGGGTACAATAAACTATCAGATATACGAGCGTGCAAAATACTTTCTATATTATTAAGAAAAAAGGAACAAGCTAACTTAAATCATCTAAGCAAATTAATAACGGGAAAAACAGTTTTCGTTTATGGTGCTGCTCCTGAGCTCGATGAAGCTGTTGAGCGAACTTTAAAGATTGTTAATAAAGTAATCGTAATGGCAGCTGACGGGTCTGTTACAAGGCTTCTAGAAAGTAACATAGTACCAAATTTCGTATTTACAGATCTTGATGGAAGAATGGAGAGTATTTTGGAAGCTTCATCAAAAGGATCAATAGTAGTAGTTCATGGACATGGTGACAATATTGACAAATTACGTTATACAGTGCCTAAATTAAAAGGTCAAGTCATTGGAACATGTCAAGTTGAGCCATGCAATGGGGTATATAACTTTGGCGGATTTACAGATGGTGATAGAGCAGTCTTTTTTGCCGAACATTTTAAAGCAAAAAACATCGTATTACTAGGTTGGAGTTTTAAAGGCTTTGTTGGAAAATATTCTAAACCGTGGTTAACAAGCATTACTAAAGCATCTGATACTAAAATGAAAAAGCTAAAATTTGCAAGAGAACTCATCTCATGGTTATCAAAAATTTCGAATACTCGAATATTTTCAGTTGGTGAAGAAATACCAAACACTATAAACATTAAATATGACAGTTTACACCACGTATTAGTTTCTCATAAAGAAAAACCCATTCGATAA